In the genome of Cutibacterium equinum, one region contains:
- a CDS encoding helix-turn-helix domain-containing protein, with translation MVTRAPRLVGQARQAMAEELAGRYNEGASIRSLARESGRSYGLVQRLLQEAGVQFRPRGGADPASPQTKAERETVEQESPVEATLKTSATSDQQDKAAESAQDHAGDQPDVEALRLAIETAVARAEKADRKARKAEKALRKLRRKGAKKSRRKEAKATLDKHRAKAEKADRKVRKARRRLDEAEHAAEPRQF, from the coding sequence ATGGTCACACGTGCGCCCAGACTGGTTGGTCAGGCCAGGCAGGCGATGGCCGAGGAACTGGCGGGTCGCTACAACGAAGGTGCGTCCATTCGGTCCTTGGCACGCGAGTCCGGACGATCCTACGGGCTGGTGCAGAGACTTTTACAGGAAGCCGGGGTGCAGTTCCGTCCTCGTGGTGGCGCCGACCCGGCATCCCCTCAGACCAAGGCCGAGCGTGAGACCGTCGAGCAGGAATCACCCGTTGAGGCCACACTGAAGACGTCGGCGACGAGTGATCAGCAGGACAAGGCCGCCGAATCGGCCCAGGACCACGCAGGAGATCAGCCCGACGTCGAGGCCCTTCGCCTGGCCATTGAAACCGCCGTCGCCCGTGCCGAGAAGGCGGACCGCAAGGCACGCAAGGCAGAGAAGGCACTGCGCAAACTGCGTCGCAAGGGAGCCAAGAAGTCGCGTCGCAAGGAAGCCAAGGCGACCCTCGACAAGCACCGGGCCAAAGCTGAGAAGGCCGATCGCAAGGTGCGTAAGGCTCGTCGTCGCCTCGACGAGGCCGAGCACGCCGCTGAGCCTCGTCAGTTCTGA
- a CDS encoding metal-sulfur cluster assembly factor, which translates to MSEENAVPAQDVTLTAMPTVDDVIEAMKDVIDPELMVNVVDLGLVYGVNIDDEGNVTIDMTLTSPTCPLTDRLEYDTQTVLEGIVTSVTINWVWLPPWGLERITDDGRAQLQAIGFNV; encoded by the coding sequence ATGAGCGAGGAGAACGCCGTGCCCGCCCAGGACGTGACGCTGACGGCCATGCCGACCGTCGATGACGTCATTGAGGCGATGAAGGATGTCATCGACCCCGAACTCATGGTCAATGTCGTTGACCTTGGCTTGGTTTACGGGGTCAATATCGACGACGAGGGCAATGTCACCATCGACATGACGCTGACCAGCCCCACCTGCCCGCTGACCGATCGTCTGGAGTACGACACCCAGACGGTGCTCGAGGGAATCGTCACGTCTGTGACGATCAACTGGGTGTGGCTGCCGCCGTGGGGTCTGGAGCGCATCACCGACGACGGCCGAGCACAGCTCCAGGCGATCGGCTTCAACGTCTGA
- the ypfJ gene encoding KPN_02809 family neutral zinc metallopeptidase produces MDFKDDAGIDPGSIGSPRGGGGGGRIAIGGGAGVVVLLIAVLLGVNPGDLLGGSDEPQTAPANSTAAVSHCRTGADVKRDPNCRWAAYATSINQYWDTQIDGYTKAKTTPFSGSARTGCGYADAQTGPFYCPPDKMVYLDTDFLGTLLQQLGTQSSTAAEAYIMAHEYGHHAQDLLGTLAKAHASGNQTGPKSASVRLELQADCYAGTYLKWTAKNKDDVIDNVTRDDLAKVVEAARAVGDDHIQRQSSGGVQPDKWTHGSSEMRVHWAQRGFDTGDPAKCDTFSTDDLG; encoded by the coding sequence ATGGACTTCAAGGACGACGCAGGTATTGATCCGGGTTCCATTGGCTCGCCCCGTGGCGGTGGTGGTGGCGGACGTATCGCCATCGGAGGAGGGGCCGGGGTCGTCGTCCTGCTCATCGCGGTGTTGCTGGGCGTCAACCCTGGCGATCTGCTCGGCGGCAGCGATGAGCCACAAACCGCCCCAGCCAACTCCACGGCCGCAGTCTCGCACTGCCGCACCGGAGCTGACGTCAAGAGGGATCCCAACTGCCGATGGGCAGCCTATGCCACCAGCATCAACCAGTACTGGGACACCCAGATCGACGGCTACACCAAGGCCAAGACGACCCCGTTCAGCGGGTCGGCGCGCACCGGGTGTGGGTACGCCGATGCTCAGACCGGGCCGTTCTACTGCCCGCCGGACAAGATGGTCTACCTGGACACGGACTTCCTCGGCACACTGTTGCAGCAGCTGGGCACTCAGTCCTCCACTGCCGCCGAGGCCTACATCATGGCCCACGAGTACGGTCACCACGCCCAGGATTTGCTGGGCACCTTGGCCAAGGCGCACGCGTCGGGAAACCAGACTGGCCCCAAGTCGGCGTCAGTGCGCCTGGAGTTGCAGGCTGACTGCTACGCCGGCACCTATCTCAAGTGGACCGCGAAGAACAAGGATGACGTCATCGACAATGTCACTCGTGACGACCTCGCCAAGGTCGTCGAGGCGGCCCGAGCCGTGGGTGACGACCACATCCAGCGTCAGTCCAGTGGCGGAGTGCAGCCCGACAAGTGGACCCACGGCTCCTCTGAAATGCGAGTTCACTGGGCCCAGCGCGGCTTCGACACCGGCGACCCAGCCAAGTGCGACACCTTCTCCACCGATGACCTGGGGTGA
- a CDS encoding SURF1 family cytochrome oxidase biogenesis protein, producing the protein MKKLWVRWVAMTLLVMVLGLVMVRLGEWQLHRLSGRRETNEIIRTNENKPPVEWSTLMGEHPVTSQEQWRPVTITGSFDTAHELQVRYRSNSDDDGSEVLTPIVTEDGQHVLIDRGFLKRSSRNGDDQALPPPPSGTVTVTGRVKGNEHGKATATDPVQGKVRLINSEAIGKAQGITYVNGYISATSMVPAQTGLVPEELPHLDEGPHLSYAIQWFCFTAIALIGLFVLIRGDVKDRQKRRAKANRSSTPTETIDEPDSSASPKESQTTDARTSAT; encoded by the coding sequence GTGAAGAAGCTGTGGGTTCGGTGGGTGGCTATGACTCTCCTGGTCATGGTGCTGGGCCTGGTCATGGTCCGGCTCGGTGAATGGCAGCTGCACCGACTGTCGGGCCGCCGTGAGACCAATGAGATCATCCGCACCAACGAGAACAAACCACCCGTGGAGTGGTCGACTCTCATGGGTGAACATCCGGTGACCTCGCAGGAACAATGGCGGCCGGTCACCATCACGGGTTCTTTCGACACCGCTCACGAGCTTCAGGTGCGTTATCGCAGCAATAGCGACGACGACGGGTCCGAGGTCCTCACCCCCATCGTCACCGAGGATGGCCAGCACGTTCTCATTGATCGCGGTTTTCTCAAACGATCTTCGCGCAACGGCGACGACCAGGCCTTGCCGCCGCCACCTTCTGGAACCGTGACCGTCACCGGACGGGTCAAGGGCAATGAACATGGCAAGGCCACCGCCACCGACCCAGTGCAGGGCAAGGTCCGGCTCATCAACTCCGAGGCCATCGGCAAGGCACAGGGGATCACGTATGTCAACGGCTACATCTCGGCCACCTCGATGGTCCCGGCCCAGACCGGCCTGGTCCCCGAGGAACTACCGCACCTCGATGAAGGCCCGCATCTGTCCTATGCCATCCAATGGTTCTGTTTCACCGCCATTGCTCTGATCGGGCTGTTCGTACTCATTCGCGGTGACGTCAAGGATCGTCAGAAACGCCGAGCCAAGGCCAACCGGTCCAGCACACCGACCGAGACCATCGACGAGCCGGACAGCAGCGCGTCTCCCAAGGAGTCTCAGACCACCGATGCGAGGACGAGCGCCACGTGA
- the fabI gene encoding enoyl-ACP reductase FabI: MGLLEGRTILVTGVTMHTSIAFKAAQIAQEQGARVIVSNLPRAVGVTRRAVRKLDPVPEVLELDVTDADQLAALPQQLRDLGVDKLDGLVHAIAFANPKTALGGKFLETEWEDVSVAVHTSTYSYVSLVTALDGMLADNASVVGLTFDATVSWPFYDWMGVAKAGLESANRYLARYMGPKGVRCNLVAAGPLDTMAKTAIPGADAFNDLWGERAPLGWDTKDTTAAAKGIVALLSDWFPATTGEMIHVDGGMGSTGA; encoded by the coding sequence ATGGGACTTCTTGAAGGACGCACCATCCTCGTCACCGGCGTGACGATGCACACCTCGATCGCGTTCAAGGCGGCTCAGATCGCCCAGGAGCAGGGCGCGCGGGTCATCGTCTCCAACCTGCCACGGGCCGTCGGAGTGACTCGTCGCGCGGTGCGCAAGCTCGACCCAGTGCCCGAGGTGCTGGAGCTCGATGTCACCGACGCCGACCAACTCGCAGCCCTGCCGCAGCAACTGCGTGATCTCGGGGTGGACAAGCTCGACGGACTCGTCCACGCCATCGCCTTCGCCAACCCGAAGACGGCCCTGGGCGGTAAGTTCCTCGAGACCGAGTGGGAGGACGTCTCGGTGGCCGTTCACACTTCCACCTATTCCTATGTCTCCCTCGTCACCGCCCTCGACGGCATGCTCGCAGACAACGCCTCGGTTGTCGGTCTGACCTTCGACGCCACCGTCTCGTGGCCTTTCTACGACTGGATGGGCGTCGCCAAGGCTGGGCTGGAGTCGGCCAACCGCTACCTGGCCCGTTACATGGGTCCCAAGGGCGTCCGCTGCAACCTCGTGGCGGCCGGCCCGCTGGACACCATGGCCAAGACGGCCATTCCTGGTGCTGACGCCTTCAACGACCTGTGGGGGGAGCGTGCCCCGCTCGGTTGGGACACCAAGGACACCACCGCGGCTGCCAAGGGGATCGTTGCCCTGCTGTCTGACTGGTTCCCCGCCACCACCGGCGAGATGATCCACGTCGACGGCGGCATGGGTTCGACTGGAGCCTGA
- a CDS encoding DUF3099 domain-containing protein: MRQRRYLWSMLVRTLCFIGLVITPSPWRWSFLLGAAVIPAIAVVLGNAADRRTTDTLPSQHADQTRCELGPAVTIQGEVDEE, from the coding sequence ATGCGGCAGCGGCGCTACCTGTGGTCAATGCTGGTGCGGACCTTGTGCTTCATCGGGCTCGTCATCACCCCGAGCCCTTGGCGGTGGAGCTTCCTGCTGGGAGCGGCCGTCATCCCTGCCATCGCCGTCGTGCTGGGCAATGCAGCGGACCGGCGTACCACCGACACCCTGCCGTCCCAGCACGCTGACCAGACCCGCTGCGAGTTGGGGCCGGCCGTGACAATCCAGGGCGAGGTCGACGAGGAGTGA
- a CDS encoding oxidoreductase yields MSEIHRILFEPTTIGSIHVKNRYAMGPMGPLGMSTAEGGWNQRGIDYYVRRAAGGIGLIITGVCQVTNPVEHLPGGTLPNPTLSPACFLRTSRELTERVHAHDSRIVLQVGAGFGRVIMPVVLRPGERPAAPSEIPYMWNPAITCREITKDEIHQIVTQFRIAAKVAYEAGFDGIQVHACHEGYLLDQFAIEKFNHRSDEYGGSLENRLRFPREIVEAIHETVGDDFPVQIRFSPKSMMKDWNVGGLPDEEFEEVGRDMPEGIEAARLLHSYGYEALDIDVGCYDSWFWNHPPMYQAKGLYLPYASDLKEALPDIPLIVAGRMDDPDLAANAVADGIVDMVSLARPTLADPDIVIKLQTDHPERVRPCISCQEGCLGRLGKYTVLNCSVNPETGREADTHLRPVLPHHAKRVLVIGAGLAGMEAARVLSERGHEAVIVEASDHIGGVVLAGGQPSFKEDDLALLDWYRTTLDELGVEIRLNTPATSDLISAFGADHIILATGSTPRRLDLGDDAKIIDATDALLNRDSLGTKIVIIGGGLTGCELALAMREAEAEVTIVEAEPDILTRNAPLCAANEDMLRRLVPFRGVEVMADAKALHTTPRGLMVEVDGREQELPADSIVTAIGYLPEQDLRGAVEATGLPFNIIGDARKPANIMYAIWDAYEVAASI; encoded by the coding sequence GTGAGCGAGATCCATCGAATTCTGTTCGAGCCGACGACGATCGGCTCCATCCACGTCAAGAACCGCTACGCCATGGGTCCCATGGGCCCACTGGGCATGTCCACTGCTGAAGGCGGGTGGAACCAACGTGGAATCGACTACTACGTGCGGCGTGCTGCCGGCGGTATCGGCCTCATCATCACCGGCGTCTGCCAGGTGACGAACCCGGTCGAGCATCTGCCGGGCGGTACCCTGCCCAACCCGACGCTGTCTCCTGCCTGCTTCCTACGAACGTCGCGAGAACTGACCGAGCGGGTTCATGCCCATGACTCCCGCATCGTTCTTCAGGTCGGTGCTGGTTTCGGACGCGTCATCATGCCCGTGGTCCTGCGTCCTGGTGAGAGGCCAGCAGCTCCCTCGGAAATCCCCTACATGTGGAATCCGGCGATCACCTGCCGCGAGATCACCAAGGACGAGATCCATCAGATCGTCACCCAGTTCCGGATCGCCGCGAAGGTGGCCTATGAGGCCGGTTTCGACGGCATCCAGGTGCACGCATGTCATGAGGGCTACCTCCTTGACCAGTTCGCCATCGAGAAGTTCAACCATCGCAGCGACGAGTATGGCGGTTCGCTGGAGAACAGGCTGCGGTTCCCCCGCGAGATCGTCGAGGCCATCCACGAGACCGTCGGAGATGACTTCCCGGTCCAGATCCGGTTCTCGCCGAAATCGATGATGAAGGACTGGAACGTTGGTGGCCTTCCCGATGAGGAGTTCGAGGAGGTCGGCCGTGACATGCCCGAAGGCATCGAGGCCGCTCGCCTGCTGCACTCCTATGGCTACGAGGCACTCGACATCGATGTGGGCTGCTACGACTCCTGGTTCTGGAACCACCCGCCGATGTACCAGGCAAAGGGGCTGTACCTGCCGTACGCCTCCGATCTCAAGGAGGCGCTGCCGGACATACCGCTCATCGTCGCAGGACGGATGGATGACCCTGACCTTGCTGCCAACGCGGTCGCCGACGGGATCGTCGACATGGTGTCCTTGGCTCGCCCGACCCTGGCGGACCCGGACATCGTCATCAAGTTGCAGACCGACCATCCGGAACGGGTGCGTCCCTGCATCTCGTGTCAAGAGGGATGCCTGGGTCGTCTCGGCAAGTACACCGTGCTCAACTGCTCGGTCAACCCGGAGACCGGACGCGAGGCCGACACCCATCTGCGCCCGGTGCTGCCCCACCACGCCAAGCGGGTTCTCGTCATCGGTGCTGGTCTGGCCGGCATGGAAGCGGCGCGAGTCCTCAGCGAGCGTGGCCACGAGGCCGTCATCGTCGAGGCCAGCGATCACATCGGAGGTGTCGTCCTGGCTGGTGGCCAGCCCTCCTTCAAGGAGGACGACCTGGCCCTGCTCGACTGGTACCGCACGACCTTGGACGAGCTGGGGGTGGAGATCCGTCTCAACACCCCGGCAACTTCCGACCTCATCTCCGCCTTCGGGGCCGATCACATCATCCTGGCCACCGGGTCGACGCCACGTCGTCTCGATCTGGGTGATGACGCCAAGATCATCGACGCCACCGACGCCCTGCTCAACCGAGACTCGCTGGGCACGAAGATCGTCATCATCGGCGGCGGCCTGACGGGCTGCGAACTGGCTCTGGCGATGCGGGAAGCCGAGGCCGAAGTGACCATCGTCGAGGCCGAACCCGACATCCTCACCCGAAATGCCCCGTTGTGCGCTGCCAACGAGGACATGCTGCGTCGCCTGGTTCCTTTCCGTGGCGTCGAGGTGATGGCTGATGCCAAGGCCCTGCACACCACGCCGAGGGGACTGATGGTCGAGGTCGACGGCCGCGAGCAGGAACTGCCAGCCGATTCGATCGTCACCGCCATCGGCTACCTGCCCGAGCAGGACCTACGTGGTGCTGTCGAGGCGACCGGGTTGCCGTTCAACATCATCGGTGACGCCCGCAAGCCCGCCAACATCATGTACGCGATCTGGGACGCCTACGAGGTGGCGGCCAGTATCTGA
- a CDS encoding ABC-F family ATP-binding cassette domain-containing protein yields MLQVKDVEVRVGARLLLNPVSFQVTAGDKIGLVGRNGAGKTTLTRILAGEGLPAAGSVKRTGELGYLPQDPRDPDMETIARARILSARGLDHMLERMRILEDQMAHGSDEERAVAMDKYSKAEDRLIAAGGYGASAEAARIASNLGLDDRVLSQPLKNLSGGQRRRVELARILFSGADTLLLDEPTNHLDADSIVWLRSFLQSYSGGVLMISHDTGLVEATVNKVFHLDANRATLDIYSMGWKLYLEQRAADEKRRHKERINAERKAAALQAQADKLHAKATKAVAAQQMARRAEKLLSGVEGERAADKVAVIRFPDPAPCGKTPLMARNLTKTYGSLEVFTGVDLAIDRGSQVVVLGLNGAGKTTLLRILAGKETPDTGEVIAGHGLKLGYFAQEHDLLDMDRTVLENMASAAADLNETEMRKVLGSFLFTGDDVHKPAGVLSGGEKTRLALATLVVSSANVLLLDEPTNNLDPASREQVLDAIGNFGGAIVLVTHDEGAVHALDPDRVLVLPDGTEDMWSADYAELISLA; encoded by the coding sequence GTGCTGCAGGTCAAGGATGTGGAGGTGCGGGTCGGAGCCAGGCTCCTGCTCAATCCGGTGAGTTTTCAGGTGACGGCCGGGGACAAGATCGGCCTGGTGGGTCGAAACGGTGCCGGCAAGACCACCCTGACGCGCATCCTGGCCGGCGAGGGACTACCGGCCGCAGGTTCGGTGAAGCGAACCGGGGAACTCGGCTATCTACCTCAGGACCCCCGCGATCCTGACATGGAGACCATCGCTCGAGCACGAATCCTGTCGGCTCGTGGCCTAGACCACATGCTCGAGCGCATGCGTATCCTGGAAGATCAAATGGCCCACGGCTCCGACGAGGAACGGGCCGTCGCGATGGACAAGTACTCCAAGGCCGAGGACCGTCTCATCGCTGCAGGCGGTTATGGGGCCTCTGCCGAGGCCGCCCGGATCGCGTCGAACCTGGGTCTCGACGATCGTGTGCTGTCCCAGCCCCTCAAGAATCTTTCCGGTGGTCAACGTCGTCGAGTCGAGCTGGCGCGCATCCTGTTCTCCGGGGCCGACACCCTCCTGCTCGACGAGCCGACTAACCACCTGGACGCCGACTCCATCGTCTGGTTGCGCAGTTTCCTGCAGTCCTACTCGGGCGGGGTTCTCATGATCTCCCACGACACCGGGCTGGTGGAGGCCACCGTCAACAAGGTCTTTCACCTGGATGCCAACCGCGCCACCCTCGACATCTACTCCATGGGGTGGAAGCTCTACCTCGAACAGCGAGCTGCTGACGAGAAGCGTCGTCACAAGGAGCGGATCAACGCCGAGCGTAAGGCTGCTGCCCTGCAGGCCCAGGCTGACAAGCTCCATGCCAAGGCGACGAAGGCTGTTGCCGCCCAGCAGATGGCCCGACGCGCCGAGAAGCTGCTCTCCGGGGTCGAGGGGGAGAGGGCTGCCGACAAGGTGGCCGTCATCCGTTTCCCCGACCCGGCCCCGTGTGGCAAGACGCCACTGATGGCCCGCAACCTCACCAAGACCTACGGTTCCCTGGAAGTCTTCACCGGAGTGGACCTGGCCATCGACCGAGGATCCCAGGTCGTCGTCCTGGGACTCAACGGTGCTGGTAAGACCACCCTGCTACGGATTCTGGCAGGCAAGGAGACCCCCGACACCGGCGAGGTCATCGCCGGTCATGGTCTCAAGCTGGGGTATTTCGCCCAGGAGCATGACCTGCTGGACATGGATCGCACCGTGCTGGAGAACATGGCCAGCGCAGCAGCTGACCTCAACGAGACCGAGATGCGCAAGGTGCTGGGATCATTCCTGTTCACCGGTGACGACGTCCACAAGCCGGCCGGGGTGCTCTCCGGCGGTGAGAAGACCCGTCTGGCCCTGGCCACCCTCGTCGTCTCCTCGGCCAATGTGCTGCTGCTTGACGAGCCGACCAACAACCTCGACCCGGCCAGCCGGGAACAGGTCCTCGACGCCATCGGCAACTTCGGTGGAGCGATCGTTCTCGTCACTCACGACGAGGGAGCCGTCCACGCTCTCGACCCGGACCGGGTGCTCGTGCTGCCCGACGGCACCGAGGACATGTGGAGCGCTGACTACGCTGAGCTCATCAGTTTGGCTTGA
- a CDS encoding methyltransferase domain-containing protein, translating into MTPTLSLALPWLVCPTCQRRGHEEPMDLDGRSLRCPQGHCLDIAKQGYVTMTTSPAGANADTPAMVASRQRVLDAGLFSDLDLRLAESLADCGNIVEVGAGTGHHLAQVLEAHANAHGLATDVSSAAIRKAARVHPRMAAVVADTWAGLPIRTECMDAVLCVFAPRNRDEFARILRPDGRLVVVTPLPDHLHQLREMTGMIGIQPHKHDELVAGLESRFEIAGHEEVRTVVDLDGPTASDAVAMGPSAHHVRDVHVDGVEVTSAVEITTLIPRSSRSV; encoded by the coding sequence GTGACTCCAACCTTGTCCCTGGCCTTGCCGTGGCTGGTCTGCCCAACCTGCCAACGCCGTGGCCACGAAGAACCCATGGACCTCGACGGGCGCTCCCTGCGCTGCCCACAGGGTCATTGTCTCGACATCGCCAAGCAGGGCTATGTGACGATGACGACCTCCCCGGCCGGGGCGAATGCTGACACCCCCGCGATGGTCGCGTCACGTCAGCGGGTCCTCGACGCCGGCCTCTTCAGTGACCTCGACCTTCGCCTGGCCGAGAGCCTCGCCGACTGCGGGAATATCGTCGAGGTCGGGGCCGGGACAGGACACCATCTGGCACAGGTTCTCGAAGCTCACGCGAATGCCCACGGTCTGGCCACCGATGTGTCGTCAGCCGCCATCCGCAAGGCGGCGCGGGTCCACCCTCGGATGGCGGCTGTTGTCGCCGACACCTGGGCCGGTTTGCCGATCCGCACCGAGTGCATGGATGCTGTGTTGTGCGTGTTCGCCCCACGCAACCGCGACGAGTTCGCCCGTATTCTGCGCCCTGATGGCCGCCTCGTCGTCGTCACTCCCCTGCCCGACCATCTGCACCAGTTACGCGAGATGACCGGGATGATCGGGATTCAGCCCCACAAGCATGACGAACTCGTGGCAGGTCTGGAATCACGGTTCGAGATTGCCGGACATGAGGAAGTCCGCACCGTCGTGGACCTCGATGGGCCGACAGCCTCGGACGCCGTTGCCATGGGGCCCAGCGCCCACCATGTCCGAGACGTTCATGTGGATGGGGTGGAGGTCACCTCGGCGGTGGAGATCACCACCCTGATCCCGCGGTCATCGCGGTCGGTGTGA
- a CDS encoding ABC transporter ATP-binding protein, producing the protein MSAVAQLAGVGVRRGDRWILDNVDLDVEEGQRWVLVGPNGAGKTTLLQILAAQLHPTVGLVEILDEILGAADVFELRPRIGMASSALVHRIPDQEKVGNIVVSAAWAVVGRWNEAYDDQDVARARELLERMGLAGMVDRTWGTLSEGERKRVEIARALMTDPELLLLDEPAAGLDLAGREQLVDVLSSIFTDPDAPASVLVTHHLEEIPAGITHALVMADGHIVAAGPVETTLTSDVFSDAFGMPLTVSHADGRWNARAAH; encoded by the coding sequence ATGAGTGCAGTGGCGCAGCTGGCAGGCGTGGGAGTGCGACGCGGGGATCGATGGATTCTCGACAATGTCGACCTCGACGTCGAGGAAGGCCAGCGTTGGGTGCTGGTCGGCCCCAATGGAGCGGGAAAGACGACCCTTCTGCAGATCTTGGCAGCCCAGCTGCACCCCACCGTCGGATTGGTCGAAATCCTCGACGAGATCCTCGGTGCCGCCGATGTCTTTGAGCTACGCCCGCGTATCGGCATGGCTTCCTCGGCCCTGGTGCATCGCATCCCAGATCAGGAGAAGGTCGGTAACATCGTCGTTTCGGCTGCTTGGGCTGTTGTCGGACGGTGGAATGAGGCCTACGACGATCAGGATGTTGCCCGCGCCCGCGAACTGCTCGAGCGCATGGGTCTGGCCGGTATGGTTGATCGCACTTGGGGCACCCTCAGCGAGGGAGAGCGCAAGCGGGTCGAGATTGCCCGAGCACTCATGACCGATCCTGAGCTTCTGCTGCTGGACGAGCCCGCCGCAGGCCTTGACCTGGCCGGTCGTGAGCAGTTGGTTGACGTGCTCTCGTCCATCTTCACCGATCCTGATGCTCCCGCCTCGGTCCTCGTCACCCATCACCTGGAGGAGATCCCGGCTGGCATCACGCACGCCTTGGTCATGGCCGACGGCCACATCGTGGCTGCCGGGCCAGTGGAGACCACCCTGACATCCGACGTTTTCTCGGATGCCTTTGGAATGCCGTTGACTGTCAGCCATGCTGATGGTCGGTGGAATGCTCGCGCCGCTCACTAA
- a CDS encoding beta-ketoacyl-ACP reductase, whose amino-acid sequence MSPDTSGRVALVTGGSRGIGAAIAADLHAQGYRVAATSRSATAPEGVLPVACDVTDADSVDAAFAQVEQELGPVEVLVANAGITRDGLLARMKEEDFTDVLDTNLTGAYRVIRRAARSMTRARFGRIVLTSSVVGLLGSAGQVNYAASKAGMVGMARSVTRELGSRGITCNLVAPGFISTDMTDDLPEKVVEGYLERIPAKRLGTVDDVVAAVRFLVSDSAGYISGAVVPVDGGLGMGH is encoded by the coding sequence ATGAGTCCAGACACCTCGGGGCGCGTCGCCCTTGTCACCGGTGGATCGCGCGGTATCGGTGCCGCGATCGCCGCAGATCTGCACGCACAGGGTTATCGAGTGGCCGCCACGAGCCGTTCGGCCACCGCACCTGAGGGGGTGTTGCCGGTCGCCTGCGACGTCACCGACGCCGATTCGGTCGACGCGGCATTCGCTCAGGTGGAACAGGAGCTCGGTCCCGTCGAGGTGCTTGTTGCCAACGCCGGTATTACGCGCGACGGGCTGCTTGCCCGCATGAAGGAGGAGGACTTCACCGACGTCCTCGACACCAACCTCACTGGTGCCTACCGCGTCATTCGTCGTGCTGCCAGGTCCATGACCCGGGCCCGGTTCGGACGTATCGTCCTGACCTCCTCGGTGGTCGGCCTGCTCGGCTCCGCTGGCCAGGTCAACTACGCCGCCTCGAAGGCCGGCATGGTCGGTATGGCCCGGTCCGTGACCCGCGAGCTCGGTTCCCGTGGCATCACCTGCAACCTCGTCGCTCCCGGTTTCATTTCCACCGACATGACTGACGACCTGCCGGAGAAGGTCGTCGAGGGCTACCTGGAGCGCATTCCGGCCAAGCGGCTGGGGACGGTTGACGACGTCGTCGCCGCCGTTCGCTTCCTGGTCTCCGACTCGGCCGGCTACATTTCCGGTGCCGTGGTCCCCGTTGACGGCGGACTCGGCATGGGCCACTGA
- a CDS encoding GNAT family N-acetyltransferase yields MMSPFTWLGGSNRIREKPGQGVVTLHHDHATRMDVATLYRCLWLRSAVFNGDQQCTEPDLDGRELEPTTVLVWAAIDGHPVGTLRILDDDDHITIGRVVVDADHRGLHIGRRMMGLALDLVRADGRQITLHAQSHLESWYGDCGFVVTGPHFDEAGIDHVPMTLRR; encoded by the coding sequence ATGATGTCTCCTTTCACGTGGCTAGGCGGGTCCAACCGCATCCGGGAAAAACCTGGACAAGGGGTTGTCACCCTTCATCACGATCACGCCACGCGGATGGACGTCGCCACCCTCTACCGGTGTCTGTGGCTGCGCAGCGCAGTGTTCAACGGCGACCAACAGTGCACGGAACCCGACCTGGACGGACGCGAACTCGAACCCACCACTGTCCTGGTGTGGGCCGCAATCGATGGCCATCCAGTCGGAACCCTGCGCATCCTTGACGACGACGACCACATCACGATCGGCCGAGTCGTCGTCGACGCCGACCACCGCGGCCTCCACATCGGCCGACGCATGATGGGCCTGGCCCTTGATCTGGTGCGCGCTGACGGCAGACAGATCACCCTGCACGCTCAATCCCACCTGGAGAGCTGGTACGGCGATTGTGGTTTCGTCGTGACCGGCCCGCACTTCGACGAGGCGGGTATCGATCACGTCCCCATGACCTTGAGACGCTGA